The Thermobifida halotolerans sequence ACCACACGACCCCGTGGCGGTTCGTGCTGGTGGAGTCCGCGACCGAGCGCGGACGGCTGCTGGACGCGATGCTGGACGCCTGGGTGGCGGACCTGCGCGCGGACGGCTTCTCGGAGGAGAGCATCGCGAAGCGGACCCGGCGCGGCGACGTGCTGCGCCGCGCCCCCTACCTGGTGGTCCCCTGCCTGGTGGCCGACGGCGCGCACGCCTACCCCGACGAGCGGCGCTCCGCGGCGGAACGCGCCATGTTCCTGGTCGCGATGGGCGCGGGCGTGCAGAACCTGCTGGTCGGCCTGGCGGTGGAGGGACTGGGGTCGGCCTGGGTGTCCTCCACGCTGTTCTGCCCCGACGTGGTGCGGCGGGTACTGGCCCTGCCCGACGAGTGGCAGCCGATGGGCGCGGTGGCGGTCGGCCACGCCGCGGCCCCGCCCAAAGAGCGCCCGCCCCGCGACCCGGAGGCGTTCATCGAGGTGCGCTGAGCCCTTCGGCGCGCCCCGGCGGGGCCGGGGCGCGCCCGTCCGTCACACCACCGGCAGCCGGGGGCGGCGCAGGCTCGCGGCCACGCCGTCGTTGGCCTCGGCCACGGCCCGGCGTTCGGCGGGCACCTCCCGGTAGAGGGTGTCGCGCTGCCGCAGCGGTCGCCCCGTCGGCTCGACCAGGGCGCGGATGTCGCTGATGGTCTTGAACGAGCCGTTGTCGGAGCCCGCCATGCGGCTGATGGTCTCCTCCATCAGGGTGCCGCCGACGTCGTTGACGCCGCCGTCGAGCAGTTGGCGGCACTGCTCCTCGGAGAGCTTGACCCACGAGCACTGGATGTTGTCGACCGCGCCGTGCAGCAGCAGCCGGGCCAGGGCGTGCACCGCCCGGTTCTCCCGCGTGGTGGGGCCGGTCCGGGCCAGTCCGGCCAGGTAGATGGGCGCGTTGGTGTGCACGAACGGCAGCAGCACGAACTCGGTGAAGCCGGGGCGGCCGTTGCGCTCCAGGGAGCGCTCCTGGAGGGAGCGGATCAGCCTGATGTGCGCCACCCAGTGCTCGGGGGTGTCCACGTGCCCGTACATCATGGTGGACGTGGTGGGAATGCCCAGGTCGTGCGCCGTGGTGATGACGTCCACCCACTGCGCGGCGGGCAGTTTGCCCTTGGTGAGCACCCAGCGCACGTCGTCGTCGAGGATCTCGGCGGCGGTGCCGGGGACGGAGTCGAGTCCGGCCTCGCGCGCCCGCAGCAGCCACTCGCGCACCGGGAGATCGGTGCGGGCGGCCCCGTTCATGACCTCCATGGGGCTGAAGGCGTGGACGTGCACGCCGGGCACCCGCTCCTTGACCGCGCGGGCGATGTCGAAGTAGGCGGTGCCCGGCAGGTCGGGGTGGATGCCGCCCTGCATGCACACCTCGGTGGCGCCCGCCTCCCACGCCTCGGCCGCCCGGTCGGCGACCTGGTCCAGGGAGAGGGTGTAGGCGTCGGCGTCGGTGCGCCGCTGGGCGAAGGCGCAGAACCGGCAGCCGGTGTAGCAGACGTTGGTGAAGTTGATGTTGCGGGTGACGACGAAGGTGACGTCGTCGCCGACGGCGTCGCGGCGGACCCGGTCGGCCAGCGCCGCCAGCTCCTCCAGTTCCGGGCCGTGCGCGTACAGCAGGGCCAGCGCCTCGTCGTCGGTGAGCGCGGCGGGGTCGTGCTCGGCGCGGCGCAGCGCGGCGCGGATCTCGGGGTCGAAGCGGCGGGGCGCGCCGGTGCCGAGCGCGGGCCGGGCGACGCGCTCGCGCAGCCGCGCCCAGTCGCCGTAGACGGCGTCGAAGTCGCCGCGCCGGTCGCTGCTGCGGCCCTCGGTGTCCACCTCCACGTGCAGTTCGGTGCGGCCCGCCGCGGCCATGCCCGCCTCGGGCTCCTGCCAGGGGCGTCCGGTGACGACGGCGTCGGCGCGCGCCAGGCCGGTGGCGGGGTCGGCGAGCGCGGCCACGTGGCCCAGCAGCCGGGGGTCGATCCACGGTTCGCCCTGCCGCACGTACTCGGGGTAGACGGTGAGGCGCTCGCGGAGCGTGAAGCCCGCCTCGGCGGTGCGTTCGGCGAGCGCGTCGATCTGCGGCCAGGGGCGTTCGGGGTTGACGTGGTCGGGGGTGAGCGGCGAGACGCCGCCCCAGTCGTCGATCCCGGCGCGCAGCATCAGCGCGAACTCGCCGCCCGCGCCGTCTCCGGGGTCGCGCCCCTCGGTGATGAGGTTGGGCGGGGCCTGGATGCGGGCCTTCGGTCCCAGCACGACGCGGGTGACGGCGATGGTGGCGGCCAGGTCCTCCAGTTCGGCGTCGGGCCGGTCGCGCATCGCGGTGTCGGGCTTGGCCCGGAAGTTCTGCACGATGACCTCCTGGATCGCGCCGTACTCGCGGGCCGTCCTGCGGATGGCGAAGATCGAGTCGGCGCGCTCGGCGGGGGTCTCGCCGATGCCGATGAGGATTCCGGTGGTGAAGGGAACACTGGAGCGTCCGGCGTCCTCCAGGACGCGCAGCCGCACCGCGGGGTCCTTGTCGGGGCTGCCGTGGTGGACCTGGCCGCGTTCGGTGAACAGCCGCGTGGAGGTGGTCTCCAGCATCATGCCCATGGACGGGGCGACGGGCTTGAGGCGCTGGAGGTCGCCCCAGGTCAGCACGCCGGGGTTGAGGTGCGGCAGCAGGCCCGTCTCCTCCAGGACCATGATGGCCATGGCGCGCACGTAGGAGAGGGTGTCGTCGTAGCCCTGCTCGTCGAGCCACCGGCGGGCCTGCGGCCAGCGGTCCTCGGGGCGGTCGCCGAGGGTGAACAGCGCCTCCTTGCAGCCCAGGGCGGCTCCCTCCCGGGCGATCGCGAGGACCTCGTCCGGGGACAGGTAGGGGGCGGGCAGCTTCGCGGGGGCCGTGGCGAAGGTGCAGTAGTGACAGCGGTCCCGGCACAGTCGGGTCAGCGGGATGAAGACCTTGCGGCTGTAGGTGATGACGCCGGGACGTCCGGCCGCGGCCAGTCCGGCGTCGCGGATGCGGGAGGCGTGGTCGAGCAGGGCCTCCAGGTCGTCGCCCCGGGCGTGCAGCAGGATCTCGGCCTCGGTCGGGTCCAGCGGTTTGCCGTCCCTGACGCGGGCCAGCGCGCGCCGCATGGCCGAAGCGGTGGGGACACTCTTCCCGTTTCCAGAACCACTCATGGGCGCACAATACGCCCCAGACCTCCCGCCTCAGGGGACTGGTCGGGGTGTGTCCCGCTCTGTCTTGCTCGGCGTCGCCGATCCTGCCACATTTGTGATCATGGTTGTCGGTCCGGCGGGCGGTGTCACCGCCTGCGGGCGCGCAGCAGCACGATGCTGCCCCGGGTGTTGGGGTGGCGGCGGTCGCTCAGCGCCACCAGGGGGATCAGCGGGGCGGCGGCGTTGAAGCCGATCCGGCCCCCGTGGGCCGACAGCGTCAGGTAGGCGCGCTCGGCCGCGCGGGAGCGGAACTGGTAGGTGTGCTCCAGCACGTCGAGGCCGCACTCGTCGAGCAGGGCGCGCAGCGTCGCGTGGGTGTAGGTGCGCTGGACGTGGTAGCGGCGGCGGTGCGCGTCGAACAGGTGCGGCCACTCGCCGCGCCGGGACAGGCAGTCGGCGGACAGGACGAGGTCGCCGCCGGGCCTGAGTATCCGGGCCATCTCGCGCAGCGCGGCGGGCCCGTCGTCGAAGTGCTCGACGGCGCAGATCGACATGACCCTGTCGGCGGAGGCGTCGCGGAACGGCAGCCGCAGCGCGTCGCCCTCGACGAGCGCCGGGGCGTTGCTGAGCCGCCGCCCGCGCAGCATCTTGTGCCGGGCCAGGTCGACGGAGACGGCCCGCGCGCCGCGCCTGCGCGCCTGCGCCGCCCAGTAGCCGTCGCCGCCCGCGACGTCGACGACCACCTGCCCGGTCAGGTCGCGGCCGAGCCAGCGCAGCAGGGTGCCCGCCTCCCGGTAGCGGCACACGTGGATCTGGTGACCGGCGAAGGCCACGGCGTCGGACAGCACGGCCCCACCCTACAGCGCGACGACCGTGTCCCCAGGGTCACGCTCAGCGCGTGAGCGTGGCCCTGGGGACACGGTCACGCCCCGTGGTGGCGGGGCCGGGGCCGCTGCCATACGCCGGGGCCGCTTCGGCCAACAGTTTGATTTTTTACGCTGCTTCGGTGCTGTGAGAGCCCCGCGGGAGGTGTCCGCGGGGCTTGCGAGGTGTTGCTAGGCGTCGGTGCTCGGCGGACGCTCGGCGTTGCGCCACGGGCCGGGCAGAACGCCACCGCCGCGGAGCCAATCGTCTAGCGCGGCAAACGCGGCGTACATGTCCGGGAAAACGTCCGCACGATCGCGGAGCGCTTCCGAGAGCGCGTCATACAGCCAGTCCGCATGCTCCGCCGCATCCCAGAACGCGGGAGCGTCCACGGGCTCCGGTTCCGGCTCGTGCCCACGAGTCACTGTGAAGTTCCCTCCGCGCGTGCGATATCCAGCAGAACGGCAATACCGAGCCGCGAACGGTCGGTGCGCTCCCGTTCCTGCTCGCGCTCCCACGCGACCAGATACGGGCGGATCAACGCCGCTTCGGTGGCCACCGTGTGCGGCTTCGCGGGAAGCGTCACCGGAACGGGAGCGGCGTAGGGGTTGACGGGCATAGCCGCCGGAACCAGTTCGGCATAGGGGCGTCCGCGAGCGGCTCGAGGTGCGCTCGCGGTACCGGTCTCCGGCTCGCGGGGCTCTCGCGGGCTCTC is a genomic window containing:
- a CDS encoding bifunctional FO biosynthesis protein CofGH, with the protein product MSGSGNGKSVPTASAMRRALARVRDGKPLDPTEAEILLHARGDDLEALLDHASRIRDAGLAAAGRPGVITYSRKVFIPLTRLCRDRCHYCTFATAPAKLPAPYLSPDEVLAIAREGAALGCKEALFTLGDRPEDRWPQARRWLDEQGYDDTLSYVRAMAIMVLEETGLLPHLNPGVLTWGDLQRLKPVAPSMGMMLETTSTRLFTERGQVHHGSPDKDPAVRLRVLEDAGRSSVPFTTGILIGIGETPAERADSIFAIRRTAREYGAIQEVIVQNFRAKPDTAMRDRPDAELEDLAATIAVTRVVLGPKARIQAPPNLITEGRDPGDGAGGEFALMLRAGIDDWGGVSPLTPDHVNPERPWPQIDALAERTAEAGFTLRERLTVYPEYVRQGEPWIDPRLLGHVAALADPATGLARADAVVTGRPWQEPEAGMAAAGRTELHVEVDTEGRSSDRRGDFDAVYGDWARLRERVARPALGTGAPRRFDPEIRAALRRAEHDPAALTDDEALALLYAHGPELEELAALADRVRRDAVGDDVTFVVTRNINFTNVCYTGCRFCAFAQRRTDADAYTLSLDQVADRAAEAWEAGATEVCMQGGIHPDLPGTAYFDIARAVKERVPGVHVHAFSPMEVMNGAARTDLPVREWLLRAREAGLDSVPGTAAEILDDDVRWVLTKGKLPAAQWVDVITTAHDLGIPTTSTMMYGHVDTPEHWVAHIRLIRSLQERSLERNGRPGFTEFVLLPFVHTNAPIYLAGLARTGPTTRENRAVHALARLLLHGAVDNIQCSWVKLSEEQCRQLLDGGVNDVGGTLMEETISRMAGSDNGSFKTISDIRALVEPTGRPLRQRDTLYREVPAERRAVAEANDGVAASLRRPRLPVV
- a CDS encoding class I SAM-dependent methyltransferase gives rise to the protein MLSDAVAFAGHQIHVCRYREAGTLLRWLGRDLTGQVVVDVAGGDGYWAAQARRRGARAVSVDLARHKMLRGRRLSNAPALVEGDALRLPFRDASADRVMSICAVEHFDDGPAALREMARILRPGGDLVLSADCLSRRGEWPHLFDAHRRRYHVQRTYTHATLRALLDECGLDVLEHTYQFRSRAAERAYLTLSAHGGRIGFNAAAPLIPLVALSDRRHPNTRGSIVLLRARRR